From a region of the Zingiber officinale cultivar Zhangliang chromosome 4B, Zo_v1.1, whole genome shotgun sequence genome:
- the LOC121978481 gene encoding receptor-like protein EIX2 — translation MTEFNSSSNQIEGNIFVNGTRKLKHLDLAGNSFTKIPLIVGSLIHLKYLDLSSNDIIGGIPLSMGNLICLEYLDLQHNHITGELPLSMGNFTSLIRLDVSDNGFFGLIPDALGNLTSLIRLDVSDNEFFGRIPDALGNLTSLVYLNMRWNGFFGHIPDALGNLTSLIHLYLSSNKFYECIPDVLGNLINLKELHLFDNNISCQIPENIGRLHKLSDFDASGNNLNGQIPLSFGDLCKLKTLNLYENNISGELTNLFDGLSKCPRGSKLQTFNIFANKLSGSVPFSLGQLAQLRSLDISSNSLRNNMTDAHFSKLTNLIYLDISDNYLNLILSDDWLPPFHAEVIDMSYCHLGTRFPSWIQTQKKLTKLALSGVGLYGNISGWFDFIFNNSLFHLDISSNNLNGQIPSRLSTFMDLSNNSFGGTIALSYTKFEVLQVLKLSNNHISGSFPAFFCNFTNLRILQLSNNYLSGKIPNCHGSNPFNLNSLHMNNNNLSGPFPLVLRNSKVLFVLDLGGNRFSGEIPKWVGRSFPLLKILRLSSNSFHGAIPMSIVNLSLLQILDLSSNKLTGSIPSTIANFSSMLVKQNYSVSLHFSGNYSISFGCPSCDYFSNGDMEYLLDDNIIITAKGSTNEYTTTLSAVASIDLSNNELSGEIPKEITELHGLCFLNLSKNQLTGRIPENIGVMSELESLDLSMNRLTGEIPFSLSALNFLESLNLSYNNLSGKIPTGGQLSTFNDSTLYVGNEGLCGVPLPECPTDDANHSTSQIRENEEGDKLETILNYTFIMMGFIVGFWAYFGMIIMKKSMKVTLFQLVDKMYDWMYVQLRLKIAKLKLKWQK, via the coding sequence ATGACAGAATTCAATTCATCAAGTAATCAAATAgaaggaaatatttttgtgaatggCACTAGAAAATTGAAGCACTTGGATTTAGCTGGTAATTCTTTTACAAAAATTCCACTCATTGTGGGAAGTCTTATCCATCTCAAGTATCTAGATTTGTCGAGCAATGATATAATTGGAGGGATACCTTTGAGCATGGGCAATCTTATTTGCTTGGAATATTTAGATTTGCAACACAATCATATCACTGGAGAGTTACCTTTGAGCATGGGCAACTTCACTAGCTTGATTCGTTTGGATGTGTCAGATAATGGATTTTTTGGACTCATACCAGATGCTTTGGGCAACCTCACTAGCTTGATACGTTTGGATGTGTCAGATAATGAATTTTTTGGACGTATACCAGATGCTTTGGGCAACCTCACTAGCTTGGTATATTTGAATATGCGATGGAATGGGTTTTTTGGACATATACCGGATGCTTTGGGCAACCTCACTAGCTTGATACATTTGTATTTgtcatctaataaattttatgaaTGTATACCAGATGTTTTGGGTAATCTCATCAATTTGAAGGAACTACACCTATTTGATAACAATATTTCTTGTCAAATACCAGAAAACATTGGCAGACTTCATAAGTTGTCGGATTTTGATGCATCAGGAAATAACTTGAATGGGCAGATACCATTGAGTTTTGGTGATCTATGCAAGTTGAAGACTTTGAATTTGTATGAGAATAATATTAGTGGAGAATTAACAAATCTATTTGATGGTTTGTCTAAATGTCCACGAGGATCCAAGTTACAGACCTTCAACATTTTTGCTAATAAGTTGAGCGGGTCAGTTCCTTTCAGTTTGGGACAATTAGCTCAACTACGATCCTTGGATATCTCATCAAATTCATTACGGAACAACATGACAGATGCTCACTTTTCCAAGCTAACCAACTTAATATATTTAGATATATCTGATAACTACTTGAATTTGATTTTATCGGATGATTGGCTTCCTCCTTTTCATGCTGAGGTGATTGATATGAGCTATTGTCATTTGGGAACTAGATTTCCTTCATGGATTCAAACGcaaaaaaaattgacaaaattaGCTTTATCTGGAGTTGGACTTTACGGAAATATTTCAGGTTGGTTCGATTTCATTTTCAATAATTCACTATTTCATCTTGACATAAGCTCAAAcaatttgaatggtcagatacCTTCTCGTCTAAGTACCTTTATGGATCTTTCAAATAACTCCTTTGGTGGAACAATTGCATTGAGCTACACAAAATTTGAAGTCCTTCAAGTATTAAAGTTGTCTAATAATCATATCAGTGGTAGTTTCCCGGCCTTCTTTTGCAATTTCACTAATTTAAGGATATTACAACTATCCAATAATTATTTATCGGGCAAAATCCCAAATTGCCATGGGTCAAATCCATTTAATTTGAATTCCCTGCATATGAACAATAACAATTTGTCTGGACCATTTCCTCTTGTCTTAAGAAATTCTAAAGTATTATTTGTTCTTGATCTTGGTGGGAATAGATTTTCTGGTGAAATACCAAAATGGGTGGGAAGGAGCTTCCCGTTGCTAAAGATTCTTCGTTTGAGCTCCAATTCATTCCATGGTGCTATTCCAATGAGTATAGTAAATCTTTCTCTCCTCCAAATTTTGGATCTTTCATCCAACAAACTTACTGGCAGTATACCATCCACCATTGCAAATTTTAGTTCTATGCTTGTGAAACAAAACTACAGTGTTAGTTTGCATTTTAGTGGTaactattctatttcttttggaTGCCCATCCTGTGACTATTTCTCGAATGGTGACATGGAGTATTTGCTCGATGATAACATTATAATAACTGCAAAAGGGTCAACCAATGAATACACTACAACTCTTAGTGCAGTGGCAAGCATAGACTTGTCAAACAATGAGCTTTCTGGTGAAATTCCAAAAGAGATCACGGAGCTACATGGATTGTGCTTCCTCAACTTGTCCAAAAACCAGTTGACGGGAAGAATTCCAGAAAATATTGGTGTCATGTCAGAATTGGAGTCTCTTGACTTGTCAATGAACCGTCTCACAGGAGAAATTCCTTTCAGCCTATCTGCTTTAAACTTTCTCGAATCCTTGAATCTCTCTTACAACAATTTGTCAGGAAAAATCCCAACAGGAGGTCAATTGTCAACCTTCAATGACTCGACCTTATATGTTGGCAACGAGGGCCTTTGTGGTGTGCCACTTCCAGAGTGTCCTACTGATGACGCTAATCATTCAACatctcaaataagagaaaatgaAGAAGGTGACAAGCTTGAAACAATTCTGAATTATACCTTCATTATGATGGGGTTCATAGTTGGTTTTTGGGCATATTTTGGCATGATTATCATGAAAAAGTCGATGAAGGTTACTCTCTTCCAGTTGGTGGACAAGATGTATGATTGGATGTATGTGCAACTCAGGCTGAAGATTGCAAAGCTGAAGTTGAAATGGCAAAAATGA